A single window of Vigna unguiculata cultivar IT97K-499-35 chromosome 1, ASM411807v1, whole genome shotgun sequence DNA harbors:
- the LOC114184637 gene encoding F-box protein PP2-A15-like — protein MGASLSNLGSNGSAAAPGLGDIPENCVARVFLHLTPPEICNLARLNRSFRGAASADSVWRTKLPTNYQDLLDLMPPERYRNLSRKDIFALLSRPVPFDDGNKEVWLDRVTGRVCMSISAKAMSITGIDDRRYWTWVRTEESRFNTVAYLQQIWWFEVDGEVSFPFPADIYTVSFRLHLGRFSKRLGRRVRNYEHTHGWDIKPVKFELSTMDGQQASFECCLDEAEPDDAHGNQKCGHWVDYKVGEFIVRGSEPTTKVRFSMKQIDCTHSKGGLCVDSVFIIPSHLRERTRSGILK, from the exons ATGGGGGCCTCGCTGTCGAACCTAGGAAGCAACGGTTCGGCCGCCGCTCCGGGCCTCGGCGACATCCCGGAGAATTGCGTCGCCCGCGTTTTCCTCCACCTCACTCCGCCGGAGATATGCAACCTAGCGCGCCTCAACCGCTCTTTTCGCGGCGCTGCCTCCGCCGATTCCGTCTGGCGAACGAAGCTGCCTACCAACTACCAAGATCTGCTCGATTTGATGCCTCCCGAGAGGTACCGGAATCTCTCCAGGAAGGACATCTTCGCGCTGCTCTCTCGGCCAGTGCCGTTCGACGACGGCAACAAG GAAGTGTGGCTGGACAGGGTCACGGGAAGGGTTTGCATGTCAATTTCGGCGAAGGCGATGTCTATTACTGGAATTGATGACCGTAGATACTGGACTTGGGTTCGTACTGAAGAATCTAG GTTCAACACTGTAGCATATTTGCAGCAAATATGGTGGTTTGAAGTGGATGGGGAAGTCAGCTTCCCATTTCCTGCTGATATTTATACTGTATCCTTTAGGCTTCACCTTGGACGATTTTCAAAGAGGCTTGGGCGACGCGTGCGCAACTATGAACACACCCATGGTTGGGACATAAAACCAGTGAAATTTGAGTTGTCAACCATGGATGGTCAGCAAGCATCATTCGAGTGCTGTCTGGATGAAGCTGAGCCTGACGATGCACACGGCAATCAAAAGTGCGGACATTGGGTAGATTACAAGGTGGGTGAGTTTATTGTCAGGGGATCAGAACCTACAACCAAAGTAAGATTCTCCATGAAACAGATTGACTGTACACACTCTAAAGGTGGGCTTTGTGTAGATTCTGTATTTATTATACCTAGTCATTTGAGA